Below is a genomic region from Molothrus aeneus isolate 106 chromosome 5, BPBGC_Maene_1.0, whole genome shotgun sequence.
AGAAcacaaaaatctttaaaatatactaaaaaaaaaaaaaaaacaaaaacaaaaaaacaaaacccgcAAACCTTTGGACACAAAGATTCCACACTACGAAACAATAAAGTGTTTCTTACTTGACTGTTCAGCTCTTTTATTGAAAAAGTGGGTGGCTCTTAAAAGAGCCTTTGGGTGAAGCAATATTTCAGCTGAGTATTTACTTGGAGCTGGTGTACTTGGTGACAGCCTTGGTGCCCTCGGACACGGCGTGCTTGGCCAGCTCGCCGGGCAGCAGCAGGCGCACGGCCGTCTGGATCTCCCGCGAGGTGATGGTGGAGCGCTTGTTGTAGTGCGCCAGGCGCGAGGCCTCGCCCGCGATGCGCTCGAAGATGTCGTTGACGAAGGAGTTCATGATGCCCATGGCCTTGGACGAGATGCCCGTGTCGGGGTGCACCTGCTTCAGCACCTTGTACACGTAGATGGAGTAGCTCTCCTTGCGGCTCTTCTTGCGCTTCTTGTCGCCCTTCTTCTGCGTCTTGGTCACCGCCTTCTTGGAGCCCTTCTTGGGCGCGGGGGCAGACTTGGCCGGCTCAGGCATTTCGACAGCGGTGTCTCTTCCTGCACCCACGAATCGGCTGCGGATTCAACCCCGGAGGGAAGTGAGAAGCACGGCTGCGTGCGACACATTTATAGCGCGCCTATGCAAATGAGcggctcctgctctgcacacGTTCATTGGCCAGACCACGAAATGATGTCAGTACTCCTCTGTATTCGCGTCTGATTGGTCAGAATTGGATCCTTCTTCTCATTGGCTGCCTGCCCAAGACCTACTTCTCAGCCTATCAGCGCAGGGTTGAGGCAGTAAAGCGAGCGCGGAGCGAGGCAGTGCTGAGTGTTGCTGTTCTTGTGCCGGAGGAGCGAGTGAGTGCGGGAAGATGTCCGGGCGTGGGAAGCAGGGCGGCAAGGCGCGGGCCAAGGCCAAGTCGCGCTCGTCGCGGGCCGGGCTGCAGTTCCCCGTGGGCCGCGTGCACCGGCTGCTGCGCAAGGGCAACTACGCGGAGCGCGTGGGCGCCGGCGCGCCGGTGTACCTGGCGGCCGTGCTGGAGTACCTGACGGCCGAGATCCTGGAGCTGGCGGGCAACGCGGCCCGCGACAACAAGAAGACGCGCATCATCCCCCG
It encodes:
- the LOC136556603 gene encoding histone H2A-IV; amino-acid sequence: MSGRGKQGGKARAKAKSRSSRAGLQFPVGRVHRLLRKGNYAERVGAGAPVYLAAVLEYLTAEILELAGNAARDNKKTRIIPRHLQLAIRNDEELNKLLGKVTIAQGGVLPNIQAVLLPKKTDSHKAKAK
- the LOC136556604 gene encoding histone H2B 1/2/3/4/6; translation: MPEPAKSAPAPKKGSKKAVTKTQKKGDKKRKKSRKESYSIYVYKVLKQVHPDTGISSKAMGIMNSFVNDIFERIAGEASRLAHYNKRSTITSREIQTAVRLLLPGELAKHAVSEGTKAVTKYTSSK